One segment of Salvelinus alpinus chromosome 1, SLU_Salpinus.1, whole genome shotgun sequence DNA contains the following:
- the LOC139534293 gene encoding zinc finger and SCAN domain-containing protein 31-like, with translation MDVVEFLVSLLDVHKQQLKALTRQGEIQAKVLSQLVKDGLTRTLDRPSPQDVEEQRRHRMTPGRDKDPEDWGARLGGLLQEETQKKNQLIRPQGLSNSFQTRVLGQMWTVEDQSRQDFLSLRYEPQKGARELGQKLDSAAKHWLRPDLRTAAQVEQCVAMEQFLSLLPKEAGAWVQKQQPRDMEEAISMAEQRLGSGVFTVSSPSPDRTQTNTAQGSTETQEQGSVKMQSTSDHPDALTKSFLNQLETQKSAHFSLEIPDMGVASYQEEKDEHKVVPEEESIFVCKQEVEDPDWHQESAPPEPIQMYGSTTGHESMSVDTPYISPPRHNSLSSTMYTHPTPRVSSQIPSPQSPPSLAPDVYHPHVQDSPVTDRLQSNNHSSDETELTARYTGLISEDGQLTWGTLPRVPSPSFHTRPPSPSPSHQCPDCGCCFTQQRSLEEHRNIHTGARPFVCGVCGKAFCHRRTLNKHTRIHSWERPFQCTDCGQTFKLKDTMKRHQVSHSRPGTGPGARQLSHSP, from the exons ATGGATGTGGTTGAGTTCCTAGTGTCCCTGCTGGATGTGCATAAACAACAGCTGAAAGCGCtgaccagacagggggagatccAGGCCAAGGTCCTCAGCCAGCTTGTCAAGGATGGTTTGACCAGAACCCTTGACCGGCCTTCACCCCAGGATGTAGAGGAACAGAGAAGGCATAGGATGACACCAGGGAGAGATAAAGACCCGGAGGACTGGGGTGCTAGGCTTGGTGGGCTGCTGCAAGAGGAGACACAGAAGAAGAATCAACTGATCAGACCCCAGGGGTTGTCTAATTCATTCCAGACCAGGGTACTGGGACAGATGTGGACTGTGGAGGACCAGAGCAGGCAGGACTTCTTGTCTCTGCGGTACGAACCCCAGAAGGGAGCCAGAGAGCTGGGGCAGAAGCTTGACTCAGCTGCTAAGCACTGGCTTAGGCCTGACCTAAGGACTGCTGCACAGGTAGAGCAGTGTGTTGCCATGGAGCAGTTTCTGTCCCTCTTGCCAAAGGAGGCTGGAGCCTGGGTGCAGAAGCAGCAGCCCAGGGATATGGAGGAAGCGATCAGCATGGCTGAGCAGCGGCTTGGGTCTGGTGTCTTCACCGTCTCCTCGCCTTCCCCTGACcgtacacagacaaacacagcacAGGGCTCAACAGAGACACAAGAACAAGG GAGTGTCAAGATGCAGAGCACCAGTGATCACCCAGATGCTTTGACCAAGTCATTTCTCAACCAGCTGGAGACTCAAAAGTCTGCCCATTTCAGTCTAGAGATTCCAGACATGGGAGTAGCCAGCTACCAGGAGGAAAAGGATGAGCATAAGGTGGTCCCAGAGGAAGAGTCCATCTTTGTGTGTAAGCAGGAAGTGGAGGACCCTGACTGGCATCAGGAGAGTGCTCCGCCAGAGCCTATCCAAATGTATGGGAGCACAACAGGACATGAGAGCATGTCGGTGGACACACCTTACATCTCCCCTCCCAGACacaactctctctcctccaccatgTACACTCATCCAACACCCAGAGTGTCCAGTCAGATCCCCTCCCCACAGTCGCCTCCATCCCTTGCTCCTGATGTCTATCATCCACATGTTCAGGACAGCCCAGTGACAGACAGACTGCAGAGTAACAATCATTCTAGTGACGAGACGGAGCTTACTGCCAGGTACACAGGGCTTATCTCTGAAGATGGACAGCTGACCTGGGGGACCCTCCCGAGGGTTCCCTCACCCTCCTTCCACACTCGCCCACCCTCCCCCTCGCCCTCCCACCAGTGCCCAGACTGTGGCTGCTGCTTCACCCAGCAAAGGAGCCTGGAGGAGCACAGGAACATTCACACGGGGGCGAGGCCCTTCGTCTGTGGGGTGTGTGGCAAGGCCTTCTGCCACCGCCGCACTctgaacaaacacacacgtaTCCACTCCTGGGAGAGACCCTTTCAATGTACTGACTGTGGACAGACCTTCAAACTCAAAGACACCATGAAGAGGCACCAGGTGTCCCACAGCAGGCCAGGGACAGGGCCAGGGGCACGTCAGCTCTCTCACTCACCCTGA